One region of Salvia miltiorrhiza cultivar Shanhuang (shh) chromosome 3, IMPLAD_Smil_shh, whole genome shotgun sequence genomic DNA includes:
- the LOC131016993 gene encoding isopentenyl-diphosphate Delta-isomerase I-like — MSFSSSTLITTNAIRSQVSSSAMDVVQRRLMFEDECILVDENDAVVGHDTKYNCHLMEKINSENLLHRSFSVFLFNSKHELLLQQRSATKVTFPLVWTNTCCSHPLYTESELVEADALGVKNAARRKLLDELGIPADDVPLDHFLPLARMLYKAPSDGKWGEHELDHLLFIVRDVRLEPNPDEVADVKYVSREQLQELLRKVDAGEDGLKLSPWFRLIVDNFLFEWWDHVDAGTLAQAADMKTIHKLT; from the exons ATGTCATTCTCCTCCTCTACCTTGATCACTACCAACGCCATCCGCAGCCAAGTCTCCTCCTCCGCCATGGATGTTGTTCAAAGACGTCTCATGTTTGAAGACGA GTGTATTTTGGTCGATGAGAATGACGCCGTCGTCGGCCACGACACCAAATACAACT GCCACCTGATGGAAAAGATCAATTCCGAAAATCTGC TGCACAGATCCTTCAGCGTGTTTCTCTTCAACTCTAAACACGAGTTGCTTCTTCAGCAACGATCTGCAACCAAGGTGACCTTCCCTCTTGTGTGGACCAACACCTGCTGCAGCCATCCCCTCTACACGGAATCCGAGCTCGTCGAAGCTGACGCGCTCGGTGTCAAGAATGCCGCTCGAAGAAAACTACTGGACGAACTCGGCATCCCCGCCGATGACGTCCCCCTCGATCACTTCCTTCCGTTAGCCCGTATGCTGTACAAAGCACCGTCCGACGGCAAATGGGGAGAACATGAAC TGGATCACCTTCTGTTCATCGTCCGGGACGTGAGGCTCGAACCGAACCCGGATGAAGTAGCGGATGTGAAGTACGTGAGCCGCGAGCAACTGCAGGAGCTTCTGAGGAAGGTGGATGCAGGCGAAGACGGCCTCAAGCTCTCCCCGTGGTTCCGATTAATCGTGGACAACTTCTTGTTCGAATGGTGGGATCATGTCGACGCAGGGACTCTCGCCCAAGCGGCTGACATGAAAACCATTCACAAATTAACCTAG